GGAACAGCGTCAGATTGAATTTGAAGGACAGGACCCTTTGGAGTATGACAAGCTCGTGATTGGACTTGGATGTACAGACCGATTCCACAATACGCCGGGAGCCGAGGAATATAGCTGTACGATTCAAAGCTTTAGCAAAACACGGGAAACCTACCTTCGTCTTAACGAAGTCAAAGCTTATGGTAACGTGCATATCGTCGGCGGTGGATTGAGCGGCGTCGAAATCGCTGCCGAGCTTCGTGAGAGCAGACCGGATCTGAACATCAGCATCCTGGACCGTGGTGAACGTGTATTATCCGCTTTTCCGCAGCGCTTGTCCGCTTATGTTCATGAATGGTTTGGTGAGCATCAGGTCGAGACACGTGGGCATATTGCCATTTCTCGACTTGAACCGAACGCCATTTTCAACCGGGATGAAGAAATTCTGACGGATGCGGTAGTCTGGACTGCCGGCATTCAGCCCGTAAAAGTCGTACAGGATCTCGATGTGACCAAGGATCCACAAGGTCGTGTCGTACTGAACGAATATTATCAAATTCCAGAATATACCGATGTTTATGTAGTAGGTGACTGTGCCAGCGTGCCTTATGCACCAAGCGGTCAGGCTGCCGAAGTACAGGGTGAACAAATCGCCCATATTCAGCATGCCCTCTGGAAAGGCGAAAAGCCCAATCCGCAGCCACTCAAGCTTCGTGGCACACTCGGTGCACTCGGCAAGAAGGCTGGATTTGGGCTGATGGGCAAAACGTCCATGATGGGACGTGTGCCACGTATTCTAAAAAGCGGCGTGCTCTGGATGTCCAAGCGTCATCTCGGTTAATCGAGATCCAGCTCATCCCAG
This window of the Paenibacillus marchantiae genome carries:
- a CDS encoding NAD(P)/FAD-dependent oxidoreductase, with protein sequence MKNFVILGGGYGGLTIIKELLEGKIPSDTQIVLVDRSPFQGLKTEYYALAAGTVSDYDLRIQFPVSDKVTYRYGEVTSIDLEQRQIEFEGQDPLEYDKLVIGLGCTDRFHNTPGAEEYSCTIQSFSKTRETYLRLNEVKAYGNVHIVGGGLSGVEIAAELRESRPDLNISILDRGERVLSAFPQRLSAYVHEWFGEHQVETRGHIAISRLEPNAIFNRDEEILTDAVVWTAGIQPVKVVQDLDVTKDPQGRVVLNEYYQIPEYTDVYVVGDCASVPYAPSGQAAEVQGEQIAHIQHALWKGEKPNPQPLKLRGTLGALGKKAGFGLMGKTSMMGRVPRILKSGVLWMSKRHLG